One Xiphophorus maculatus strain JP 163 A chromosome 10, X_maculatus-5.0-male, whole genome shotgun sequence genomic region harbors:
- the arl4d gene encoding ADP-ribosylation factor-like protein 4D — protein sequence MGNQLTDIAPNTSFLPSFQCLHVVVIGLDSAGKTSLLYRLKLKEFVKTIPTKGFNTEKIKVAVGASRATNFQVWDVGGQEKLRPLWKSYTRRTDGIVFVVDSTELERLEEAKVELHKITRTSENQGVPVLILANKQDLDSALSVGEVEKLLAVHELGIYTLYQVQGCSAVDGQGLQMGLEKLYEMILKRKKTVKHSRNRKR from the coding sequence ATGGGGAACCAGCTGACTGATATTGCCCCCAACACGTCGTTCCTGCCAAGCTTCCAGTGTCTTCATGTGGTGGTGATTGGTCTGGATTCAGCTGGGAAGACCTCCCTGCTCTACAGGCTCAAACTGAAGGAGTTTGTGAAAACCATCCCCACCAAGGGCTtcaacacagagaaaatcaAGGTGGCAGTGGGGGCGTCCCGGGCCACAAACTTCCAGGTGTGGGACGTGGGTGGCCAGGAGAAACTCCGGCCCCTCTGGAAGTCCTACACCCGTCGAACGGATGGGATAGTGTTTGTTGTGGACTCCACCGAGCTGGAGCGTCTGGAGGAGGCTAAGGTGGAACTCCATAAGATCACCCGCACCTCCGAGAACCAGGGGGTGCCGGTGCTGATCCTGGCCAACAAACAGGACCTGGACTCGGCCTTGTCCGTCGGCGAGGTGGAGAAGCTGCTGGCCGTGCACGAACTCGGCATCTACACGCTGTACCAAGTGCAGGGCTGCAGCGCTGTGGACGGCCAGGGGCTGCAGATGGGCCTGGAGAAACTCTACGAGATGATCCTGAAGCGGAAGAAGACGGTGAAACACAGTCGAAACAGGAAGAGATGA
- the tmem106a gene encoding transmembrane protein 106A: MAPPGHSSRIGVDPEIKKTMENVKNLKQVPQYGSINGSSSSDSCPTCKGTGRIPRGQQDQLLAVIPCNDVRLQPRRTKLYVCISMGLSILLCCLILFFFFPRSVTLTPVSVLSVMVYFTPDSVEMEVTNLFNMTNENFVPVQIAEFSMQGVVNEIVVGHTKITNMTAIQSRSRKSYIVQINLPLDDKGFNNYCKSTTIKIHTLFLKLQITMNIAYLSHTEQLSQDVFEYIDCGNNSTIPHPVRS; the protein is encoded by the exons ATGGCGCCACCGGGGCACAGCAGCAGGATAGGAGTGGAtcctgagataaaaaaaacaatggagaATGTGAAAAACCTCAAGCAGGTTCCTCAGTACGGCAGTATTAATGGAAGCTCCTCCAGCGACAGCTGCCCAACGTGCAAAGGCACCGGACGAATTCCCAGAG GCCAGCAAGATCAGCTCCTGGCTGTAATACCATGCAATGATGTGCGGCTGCAACCCAGACGCAC GAAGCTGTATGTGTGCATCTCTATGGGTTTGAGTATTTTGCTTTGCTGCCTgatcctctttttcttcttcccgcGGAGCGTCACGCTCACTCCTGTGTCCGTGCTGTCAGTGATGGTCTACTTCACCCCGGACTCTGTCGAAATGGAGGTCACA AATCTCTTCAACATGACCAACGAGAACTTTGTCCCGGTTCAGATTGCTGAGTTCTCCATGCAGGGTGTGGTTAATGAAATTGTGGTGGGTCATACCAAAATAACCAACATGACGGCAATACAGTCTCGATCGAGAAAATCG TACATTGTTCAAATCAACCTGCCGCTTGACGACAAGGGCTTCAA CAATTACTGCAAGTCAACTACTATCAAGATCCACACGTTGTTCCTGAAGTTGCA AATAACCATGAACATTGCCTATCTGTCTCACACGGAGCAGCTTTCACAGGATGTTTTCGAGTACATTGACTGCGGGAATAATTcaaccatcccacatcctgtGAGATCGTGA